A stretch of Geomonas oryzisoli DNA encodes these proteins:
- a CDS encoding sensor histidine kinase translates to MATRPFRFSLTFYILSALSMLLVLTWLLLSLISFRTAEKDLLDQSGDEARLLLSSIVLLLPRPIAPPEPGSPASKYIDHLRNHRRFEGLLMVDHLGRRLYAVSDDTVADATLTEVMRSGRGAFQVAADGGSGICYLPVIEQGKVTGAARLTVSLLAAQERLRTSRHLFIAYFALDFLLLLALGSYLLSRTVVQPIRRLVGATRRIAAGDLGVSVQVPGSTEVAELSDAFNGMMVALREKRVEVEEKVAALTWANKELVEARTEAVRSEKMASVGLLAAGMAHEIGTPLAAIMGYSAILAEELTGDPEKSDYLRRIDEESRRIDRIVRGLLDYARPKRVHWEEVEIRALLEKVVELLADQGVLKHLEVSIEVEPGLATVHADPHQLEQLLINLIVNARDAMPKGGKLWLKGNRSGTEVVIEVVDNGEGMPPELLSKVFDPFFTTKEPGKGTGLGLAIAARIAESCGGRLDVQSELGKGSRFTLTLPASGQGARG, encoded by the coding sequence GTGGCTACGAGACCATTCCGTTTCAGCCTCACCTTCTACATCCTCTCCGCCTTGAGCATGCTGCTTGTGCTCACCTGGCTCCTACTCTCTCTCATATCCTTCAGAACAGCTGAAAAGGACCTGCTCGACCAAAGCGGCGACGAAGCGCGTCTGCTTCTTTCCAGCATCGTGCTCCTGCTGCCACGTCCAATTGCCCCTCCCGAGCCGGGTTCTCCAGCTTCCAAATATATAGACCACCTCCGGAACCATCGGCGTTTTGAGGGGTTGTTGATGGTCGACCACCTGGGGCGCAGGCTGTACGCCGTCTCCGACGACACGGTAGCCGACGCGACGTTGACGGAGGTGATGCGTTCCGGGCGCGGGGCCTTTCAAGTGGCCGCCGACGGCGGTTCCGGGATTTGCTACCTTCCGGTAATCGAGCAGGGGAAAGTGACCGGCGCGGCGCGGCTTACGGTGTCGCTGCTGGCTGCACAGGAGCGGCTGAGGACGTCGCGCCACCTGTTTATCGCCTACTTCGCGCTGGACTTTTTGCTGCTGCTGGCGCTGGGCTCGTACCTGCTGTCGCGGACCGTAGTGCAACCCATCAGGAGACTCGTCGGCGCCACCCGCAGAATAGCCGCCGGGGACCTCGGGGTTTCCGTCCAGGTTCCCGGGAGTACCGAGGTTGCTGAATTGTCCGATGCGTTCAACGGGATGATGGTTGCCCTCAGGGAGAAGAGGGTTGAAGTAGAGGAGAAGGTTGCGGCGCTGACGTGGGCGAACAAGGAGTTGGTCGAGGCACGAACGGAGGCGGTCCGGTCTGAAAAGATGGCTTCGGTCGGCCTCCTGGCGGCCGGGATGGCTCACGAAATCGGCACGCCGCTCGCGGCGATCATGGGGTACAGCGCCATCCTGGCAGAGGAGTTGACCGGGGACCCGGAAAAATCCGACTACCTGCGCCGTATCGACGAGGAGTCGAGGCGTATCGATCGGATCGTGCGGGGGCTCTTGGACTACGCCCGCCCCAAGCGGGTGCATTGGGAGGAGGTGGAGATCCGCGCCTTGCTGGAGAAGGTGGTGGAACTGCTGGCAGACCAGGGCGTGCTTAAGCACCTCGAGGTATCGATCGAGGTCGAGCCCGGGCTTGCCACGGTGCACGCCGACCCGCACCAGCTCGAGCAGTTGCTGATCAACCTCATCGTGAACGCGCGCGACGCGATGCCGAAGGGGGGCAAACTGTGGCTAAAGGGGAACCGGTCTGGAACCGAAGTGGTCATCGAGGTGGTGGATAACGGTGAAGGGATGCCCCCGGAACTGCTCAGCAAGGTTTTCGATCCATTTTTCACCACCAAGGAACCGGGTAAGGGAACCGGTCTTGGCCTGGCGATAGCTGCGCGCATAGCCGAATCCTGTGGGGGGAGGCTCGATGTACAGAGCGAACTCGGCAAGGGGAGCCGCTTTACCCTGACCCTCCCGGCCAGTGGACAAGGGGCTAGGGGCTAG
- a CDS encoding DsbC family protein: MSFAKNLTRIFAYCFTLAIIAFAAPAFAMSEGCSGDCASCHSITLQEATGLLKDIGPVKDVKPAPVRGLYEVTFEQAGQTGTAYLDYSKKHIIAGKVFDIASRQPVGGAAQQPKKERKERLDPATLSTDHALILGNPKGKKKLFVFTDPECPYCAKAHLELKKLAALEPDLAIYIKLYPLKMHPKAFDKARVILAKGSLELLDKSFAGEPLPPATDKDPKKPVEETIRFAESNGILSTPTLVLSDGRILVGYKDAEAMRELLAR, translated from the coding sequence ATGTCCTTCGCAAAAAATCTCACCCGAATCTTTGCATACTGCTTCACGCTGGCCATTATTGCTTTTGCTGCACCCGCCTTCGCCATGTCGGAAGGATGCAGCGGGGACTGCGCGTCCTGTCACTCCATCACCCTGCAGGAGGCTACCGGCCTTCTGAAGGATATCGGGCCGGTGAAGGATGTGAAGCCGGCGCCGGTGCGCGGTCTTTACGAGGTCACTTTCGAGCAGGCTGGGCAGACCGGCACCGCTTACCTCGATTACAGCAAGAAGCACATCATCGCCGGCAAGGTCTTCGACATCGCCTCGCGGCAGCCGGTGGGGGGGGCGGCACAGCAGCCGAAAAAGGAGCGCAAGGAGCGCCTGGACCCCGCGACCCTCAGCACCGATCACGCCCTGATCCTGGGTAACCCGAAAGGGAAAAAGAAGCTGTTCGTCTTCACCGACCCGGAGTGTCCCTACTGCGCCAAAGCGCATCTGGAACTGAAAAAACTGGCGGCGCTGGAACCGGATCTCGCCATCTATATCAAGCTTTACCCGCTCAAGATGCACCCGAAGGCATTCGACAAGGCCCGGGTGATCCTGGCCAAAGGTTCCCTGGAACTTTTGGACAAGTCGTTCGCGGGCGAGCCCCTCCCTCCTGCCACGGATAAGGACCCGAAAAAACCGGTGGAGGAGACCATCAGGTTCGCCGAGTCCAACGGTATCCTCTCCACCCCCACGCTCGTTTTGTCCGACGGGCGCATTCTGGTGGGGTACAAGGATGCCGAAGCGATGCGCGAACTCTTGGCGAGGTAG
- a CDS encoding sigma-54-dependent transcriptional regulator: MTEKKKILVVDDEPNLRHMLQVLLKKQGYQVEQSADGADALAKAGEGNFAFILCDIRMPVMDGKKFLLACTESGIGATIIMMSAYGTVDDAIECMKLGAYDYISKPFNSDEISLVLKKAEERERLKDENRRLREAVRGHAFPDIISRNDRMGRIMELVKKLSGHKTTVLIQGESGTGKELVARALHYCGVRRQGPFVAVNCGAIPAALLESELFGHVKGAFTDAGHDKIGLFEEAHGGTLFLDEIGELPLALQVKLLRVLQEEEIRRLGAAAAQKVDVRVVSATSRDLAGEVAAGRFREDLYFRINVFALSLPALRERVEDVPLLVDHFLEKHGERMGMPGVHPTPEALQALVRYSWPGNVRELENCIERGLVLCDGATLGLASLPEAVRACAGQEHRGVDRSDSLSIKKGAEALERQLIVRALEQTGGNRTHAARLLEISHRALLYKLKEYDLG; the protein is encoded by the coding sequence TTGACCGAGAAGAAGAAAATTTTGGTGGTGGACGACGAGCCCAACCTGCGTCACATGCTCCAGGTCCTCCTGAAAAAGCAGGGCTACCAGGTCGAACAGTCCGCAGACGGGGCCGATGCCCTGGCCAAGGCGGGCGAGGGAAACTTCGCCTTCATCCTGTGCGACATCCGCATGCCGGTTATGGATGGCAAGAAGTTCCTGCTCGCCTGCACCGAATCCGGCATCGGCGCCACCATCATCATGATGTCCGCCTACGGTACCGTGGACGATGCCATCGAGTGCATGAAGCTCGGTGCCTACGACTACATCTCCAAACCCTTCAATAGCGACGAGATCTCCCTGGTGCTGAAAAAGGCCGAGGAACGCGAGCGGCTCAAGGACGAGAATCGCAGGTTGCGCGAGGCGGTACGGGGGCACGCCTTCCCCGACATCATCAGCAGAAACGACCGCATGGGCCGGATCATGGAGCTCGTCAAGAAACTTTCCGGGCACAAGACCACGGTCCTCATCCAGGGAGAATCCGGCACCGGCAAGGAACTGGTGGCGCGGGCGCTGCACTACTGCGGGGTGCGCCGCCAGGGCCCCTTCGTCGCCGTCAACTGCGGCGCGATACCCGCGGCCCTGCTGGAAAGCGAGCTCTTTGGGCACGTGAAAGGGGCGTTCACCGATGCCGGTCACGACAAGATCGGCCTCTTCGAGGAGGCCCACGGCGGAACCCTGTTTCTGGACGAGATAGGCGAGCTGCCGCTCGCGCTGCAGGTCAAGCTGCTGCGTGTGCTTCAGGAGGAGGAGATCCGCCGCCTCGGCGCCGCGGCCGCGCAAAAGGTCGACGTTAGGGTAGTCTCTGCCACCAGCAGGGACCTGGCCGGGGAAGTGGCGGCAGGAAGGTTCCGCGAGGACCTCTACTTCCGCATCAACGTGTTCGCCCTGTCCCTCCCTGCTTTGCGGGAGCGCGTCGAGGACGTGCCGCTTCTGGTTGACCATTTCCTGGAGAAGCACGGCGAACGGATGGGTATGCCGGGGGTGCACCCGACCCCGGAGGCGTTGCAGGCACTGGTCCGCTACAGCTGGCCTGGGAATGTGCGGGAGCTTGAAAACTGCATCGAACGAGGCCTCGTGCTCTGCGACGGGGCGACGCTGGGGCTTGCTTCCCTGCCGGAGGCGGTGCGTGCGTGCGCGGGGCAGGAGCATAGGGGCGTGGACCGTTCCGATTCACTGTCCATAAAGAAGGGGGCGGAGGCACTGGAGCGCCAACTGATCGTGCGTGCGCTGGAACAGACCGGTGGAAACCGCACCCACGCCGCGCGGCTTCTGGAGATCAGCCACCGGGCCCTGTTGTACAAGCTCAAAGAATACGACCTCGGATAG
- a CDS encoding pilus assembly FimT family protein, translating into MRQRGFTLVELVVVVGIISILLTIATMQFSLMQQKAAVEAQARKVYSTLIGVRADAMYTRTPRAVSFSGNQLSIYATSDTTVAPVTVYQLGLPMVMNVSPTVVTYDGQGMMQSSDISVCVQPDSSGNNQGGIDSVVVSTVRTYMGKRQTGGACAPANITQK; encoded by the coding sequence ATGCGACAGCGAGGATTTACACTGGTGGAGCTGGTAGTCGTGGTGGGGATCATCTCGATCCTGCTCACCATAGCTACCATGCAGTTCAGCCTGATGCAGCAGAAGGCGGCAGTCGAAGCACAGGCGCGCAAGGTGTACAGCACCCTCATCGGCGTTCGGGCCGATGCGATGTACACACGTACCCCCCGCGCAGTCTCCTTCAGCGGCAACCAGCTCAGCATCTACGCGACCAGCGACACCACCGTCGCGCCCGTTACCGTGTACCAGCTCGGCCTGCCGATGGTGATGAACGTCTCCCCCACGGTGGTTACCTATGACGGCCAGGGAATGATGCAGTCTTCGGATATCTCGGTCTGCGTGCAGCCGGACAGCTCGGGGAACAACCAGGGGGGCATCGACAGCGTCGTGGTATCCACCGTGCGCACCTATATGGGAAAAAGACAAACCGGAGGGGCCTGTGCGCCAGCCAACATCACTCAAAAATAA
- a CDS encoding pilus assembly protein, protein MAKSMNRLLKKTLGVLALGAMLAPGAALAADPGDNWCITPPFISGGIKPNLLLMIDNSASMYDMGYIAGSTSTPPSYTCGTGSSSATVTSSYCFDNTYSNTQDYEGYFSKYDAATNTVSYPDYQFTGGKFVEISTGVPTSGGTYRTSYLYILMAGDASATPSTRKVDTFIANGRFLNWLSASKFDIEKKILTGGRYDAANAILKGESRGCVGRRFVKVVPAIPTLSFAVRGSTAVEGFYDPSTQGGDTRIEIFEGTYNQSACQCAVYNWANGNYGQASTNTTDCLGVTPSDNALATLNHAQQTCYQLKKNIQGLQAAGVALTSITDTQLWQGINIQDIKTACTNVYGDNKNPMPPSSITNESSGNYICTSAATHSNVVAPYNVNGANTTGFVGSCWNGSTDKFTGNDSCVKEETLHYCMGVNFAEVTDPSGTIPTSGNIPSVIMDAGVRALGSPLGPTSGGKCSLKANACSADADCLKVCSNNFSLNCTADTDCSSSGVCVSQNCNNSFPVKVGVSTVPSGVINDFSAGIRFGAMAFNNFGSASEASSTSTTMPIPAFCATSGKMCTIGGTDCSSSDGTCTAVTNKDGGYLDPNSFIGSSIGDHSTGLISFIDGIPAKTWTPFAEAYYNAIAYFVKDAAATTPTLNATKFTPTTAAIQAPLPSTQDSYSNVNPIQFRCQQNNILLITDGSSTADQNGTMTAKVTDASNYFRDPNTLTESGSTSGVCGSYAGSPYLHDLSYFAYHRNIFDPSQICHGTGATSCENAQTIKTHIVYNAPSSTNSTSVCDAYNQMNMTATNGGTTMKNPNNPAQLRSDLKDTLESIAAGASSGTAASILSNSEGSGANILQAVFYPKKVFADQTEANWIGEMQNLWYFVDPQINRSTIREDTDQNNVFDLIQDKVVSFRFDSTDNTTYAWVSQDLNGDGSGDTAEVKVDADAVKSIWRAGKKLWARPLTGTGARPRNIKTSINGTSLIDFSSSTFPVVGATGNAATLAPYLDVADEATATKLINYVHGVDQTGYRPRTVSIKETPTSTSVSGVWRLGDIISSTPRIQSNLKLNTYNMQAPSGYSDSSYDTYVGSEDYKNRGMVYVGANDGMLHAFNFGKLNVTATGTQKATLQKLASTDPALGEEMWAYIPKQALPYLKYYADVNYNHLYYIDGSTVLFDASIGAPSGVAGCTDATYYNCDKLNAVVDGSNNIDSSKNPWRSILIGGMGIGGASSASCTDPATNNCVPTPRMDPVETTKGLGFSSYFALDVSDPKNPSLLWEFKNDNLGFATTGPAIVRVGPKGKNGRWFAVFGSGPTGPIDTSGNQFQGRSNQRLKFFVVDLKTGLLVGDPLDGGVDNAFAGSMIGGSIDADRWDPYAVGNYQDDAILVGFTKKVGTGTSATWTDGGVIRIVTKNDTNPANWQVSKVVDGVGPVVTAISRLQDRKNMNLWYYFGTGRYYYRAGNSIDDYSSQRSIYGLKDPCYNTSAVPGNKIDPNCSTTISNSDITDQSTTISTSIGSGGWTIGLDASTTAYGAERVVSDAVTLTNGTVFVTTFEPTSDACGFGGNSFLWALGYNTGGRPSDAALSGKALIQLSTGEFKEVDLAQAFGSGASRQMRRSSTPMTGKPPADAFPVVSKSANKPVKKILHIQER, encoded by the coding sequence ATGGCAAAGAGTATGAACAGGCTCTTGAAGAAGACCTTAGGTGTGCTGGCCCTGGGCGCTATGCTTGCTCCCGGCGCTGCGCTGGCCGCCGATCCCGGTGACAACTGGTGCATCACGCCGCCGTTCATCTCGGGCGGGATCAAGCCCAACCTGCTCCTCATGATCGACAACTCCGCAAGTATGTACGATATGGGCTATATAGCGGGATCGACCTCGACGCCCCCGTCCTATACCTGCGGCACCGGCTCCAGTTCGGCGACCGTCACCTCGTCCTACTGCTTCGACAACACCTACAGCAACACCCAGGACTACGAGGGGTATTTCAGCAAGTACGATGCGGCCACCAACACGGTGAGTTACCCCGACTACCAGTTTACCGGCGGGAAGTTCGTGGAAATCAGCACCGGCGTTCCCACAAGCGGCGGGACCTACCGCACCAGCTACCTCTACATCCTGATGGCCGGCGATGCCAGCGCCACCCCGTCCACCAGGAAGGTCGACACCTTCATCGCCAACGGCAGGTTCCTCAACTGGCTGTCCGCCTCCAAGTTCGACATCGAGAAGAAGATCCTCACCGGCGGTCGGTACGACGCGGCCAACGCCATTCTCAAGGGAGAGTCCAGGGGGTGCGTGGGGCGGCGTTTCGTCAAGGTCGTTCCCGCCATTCCCACCCTCTCCTTTGCCGTCAGGGGGTCGACCGCGGTCGAGGGTTTCTACGACCCGAGCACCCAGGGTGGCGACACCAGGATCGAGATCTTCGAGGGGACCTACAACCAGTCGGCCTGCCAGTGTGCCGTCTACAACTGGGCCAACGGCAACTACGGCCAGGCGAGCACCAACACCACGGACTGCCTGGGTGTCACGCCTTCGGATAACGCCCTTGCCACCTTGAATCACGCCCAACAGACCTGTTACCAGCTCAAGAAGAACATCCAGGGGCTGCAGGCCGCAGGGGTCGCCCTCACCAGCATCACCGATACCCAGCTGTGGCAGGGCATCAACATCCAGGACATCAAGACGGCCTGCACCAACGTCTACGGCGACAACAAGAACCCGATGCCGCCGTCTTCCATCACCAACGAGTCGAGCGGCAACTACATCTGCACCAGCGCCGCCACCCACTCCAACGTGGTCGCACCGTACAACGTCAACGGCGCCAACACCACCGGCTTTGTCGGGAGCTGCTGGAACGGCTCCACGGACAAGTTCACCGGCAACGACAGCTGCGTGAAGGAGGAAACCCTGCACTACTGCATGGGCGTCAACTTCGCGGAGGTGACCGACCCCTCGGGCACCATCCCCACCAGCGGCAACATCCCATCCGTCATCATGGATGCGGGCGTGAGGGCGCTCGGCTCTCCCCTGGGGCCGACCAGCGGCGGGAAATGCTCCCTCAAGGCCAATGCCTGCTCCGCGGACGCCGACTGCCTCAAGGTCTGCTCCAACAATTTCAGCCTGAACTGCACCGCAGACACCGACTGCAGCTCCTCCGGCGTCTGCGTGTCGCAAAACTGCAACAACTCCTTCCCCGTCAAGGTGGGGGTCTCAACGGTGCCCAGCGGCGTCATCAACGATTTCTCCGCGGGAATCCGTTTCGGGGCCATGGCCTTCAACAACTTCGGTTCGGCCAGCGAGGCCAGCTCTACCTCCACGACCATGCCCATCCCCGCCTTCTGCGCGACTAGCGGCAAGATGTGCACCATAGGGGGGACGGACTGCTCCTCCTCCGACGGTACCTGCACGGCCGTGACCAACAAGGATGGGGGGTACCTGGATCCAAACTCCTTCATCGGCTCCAGCATCGGTGACCACAGCACCGGGCTCATCAGCTTCATCGACGGCATCCCTGCCAAGACCTGGACCCCCTTCGCCGAGGCCTACTACAACGCCATCGCCTATTTCGTAAAGGATGCCGCCGCGACTACGCCGACCCTCAACGCCACGAAATTCACCCCGACGACCGCGGCGATCCAGGCGCCGCTGCCCAGCACCCAGGACAGCTACAGCAACGTGAACCCGATCCAGTTCCGGTGCCAGCAGAACAACATCCTGCTGATCACGGACGGCTCTTCCACTGCTGACCAGAACGGCACCATGACAGCCAAGGTGACCGATGCGTCCAACTATTTCAGGGATCCCAACACCCTGACCGAGAGCGGCTCCACCTCAGGCGTCTGCGGAAGCTACGCGGGCAGCCCGTACCTGCATGATTTGAGCTACTTCGCCTATCACCGCAACATCTTCGACCCCAGTCAGATCTGCCACGGAACCGGCGCCACCAGCTGCGAGAACGCCCAGACCATAAAGACCCATATAGTCTACAATGCCCCCTCCAGTACCAACTCGACCAGCGTGTGCGACGCCTACAACCAGATGAACATGACGGCGACCAACGGCGGCACCACGATGAAAAACCCGAACAACCCGGCACAGCTTAGAAGCGACCTCAAGGACACCCTGGAAAGCATCGCTGCGGGCGCGTCCTCCGGTACCGCGGCCTCCATCCTCAGTAACTCCGAGGGTAGCGGCGCCAACATCCTGCAGGCCGTGTTCTATCCGAAGAAGGTCTTCGCGGACCAGACCGAGGCCAACTGGATCGGCGAGATGCAGAATCTCTGGTATTTCGTCGACCCGCAGATCAACCGCTCCACGATCAGGGAGGACACCGACCAAAACAACGTCTTCGACCTGATCCAGGACAAGGTGGTCAGCTTCCGCTTCGACAGCACGGACAACACCACCTACGCCTGGGTCTCCCAGGATCTCAACGGCGACGGCTCCGGCGATACCGCAGAGGTGAAGGTCGATGCCGACGCGGTGAAGAGCATCTGGCGGGCGGGCAAGAAACTCTGGGCGCGTCCACTCACCGGTACCGGCGCCAGACCGCGCAACATCAAGACCAGCATCAACGGCACGTCGCTCATCGATTTCTCCTCCTCCACCTTCCCGGTGGTGGGGGCAACGGGCAACGCGGCAACACTGGCGCCCTATCTCGATGTCGCCGATGAGGCGACCGCCACCAAACTGATCAACTACGTGCACGGAGTGGATCAAACCGGTTACCGGCCCAGGACCGTTTCCATCAAGGAAACCCCCACCAGTACCTCGGTTTCGGGTGTGTGGCGCCTGGGGGACATCATCTCCTCGACGCCGCGGATCCAGTCCAACCTCAAGCTGAACACCTACAACATGCAGGCCCCCAGCGGCTACAGTGACAGCTCGTACGACACCTACGTCGGGTCCGAGGATTACAAAAACCGGGGCATGGTGTACGTCGGCGCCAACGACGGCATGCTGCACGCCTTCAACTTCGGCAAGCTCAACGTGACCGCGACCGGTACCCAGAAGGCGACGCTGCAAAAGCTCGCGAGCACCGACCCGGCGCTTGGGGAGGAGATGTGGGCCTACATCCCGAAACAGGCGCTGCCGTACCTTAAGTACTACGCCGATGTGAACTATAACCATCTCTACTACATCGACGGCAGCACCGTGCTCTTCGATGCCAGCATCGGCGCCCCCAGCGGCGTCGCCGGCTGCACCGACGCGACCTACTACAACTGCGACAAGCTGAATGCCGTGGTGGACGGCAGCAACAACATCGACAGCTCCAAGAACCCCTGGCGCAGCATCCTGATCGGCGGCATGGGCATCGGCGGGGCGTCCTCGGCCAGTTGCACCGACCCCGCGACCAACAACTGCGTGCCGACTCCCCGCATGGATCCGGTCGAAACCACCAAGGGGCTCGGCTTCTCCTCCTATTTCGCACTGGACGTGAGCGACCCCAAGAACCCGTCCCTGCTTTGGGAGTTCAAAAACGACAACCTCGGTTTCGCCACCACCGGCCCGGCCATCGTCAGGGTCGGCCCCAAGGGCAAGAACGGGCGCTGGTTCGCTGTCTTCGGCTCCGGCCCCACCGGCCCGATCGACACCAGCGGCAACCAGTTCCAGGGGCGCTCCAACCAGCGGCTCAAGTTCTTCGTAGTCGACCTGAAGACTGGTCTCCTCGTGGGTGACCCGCTCGACGGCGGAGTCGACAATGCGTTTGCCGGTTCCATGATCGGCGGGTCGATCGATGCCGATCGTTGGGACCCGTACGCCGTCGGCAACTACCAGGACGACGCCATCCTGGTCGGCTTCACCAAGAAAGTCGGTACCGGCACCTCCGCTACCTGGACCGATGGCGGAGTGATCAGGATCGTCACCAAGAACGACACGAACCCCGCCAACTGGCAGGTGAGCAAGGTGGTTGACGGCGTCGGACCGGTGGTCACCGCGATATCCAGGCTGCAGGACCGAAAGAACATGAACCTCTGGTACTACTTCGGTACCGGCAGGTACTACTATCGTGCCGGGAACTCCATCGACGACTACAGCTCGCAGCGCTCGATCTACGGCCTGAAGGACCCCTGCTACAACACCTCCGCCGTTCCCGGTAACAAGATCGACCCGAACTGCAGCACCACCATCAGTAACTCCGATATCACGGACCAGTCCACCACCATCTCCACCAGCATCGGCAGCGGTGGCTGGACGATCGGCCTCGACGCCTCGACGACGGCCTATGGTGCCGAACGTGTGGTCTCCGACGCCGTCACCCTCACCAACGGCACGGTCTTTGTGACCACCTTCGAGCCCACCTCCGACGCCTGCGGGTTCGGCGGCAACTCCTTCCTGTGGGCGCTGGGCTACAACACCGGCGGCAGGCCGAGCGATGCGGCTCTCTCCGGGAAGGCGCTCATTCAGCTCTCCACGGGTGAATTCAAGGAGGTCGACTTGGCCCAGGCGTTCGGCAGCGGCGCCTCGCGTCAGATGCGGCGCAGCTCGACGCCGATGACCGGTAAGCCGCCGGCTGACGCCTTCCCCGTCGTCAGCAAAAGCGCCAACAAGCCCGTGAAGAAGATCCTCCACATCCAGGAGCGCTAA